In the genome of Leptotrichia sp. HSP-536, the window CTTGTGGTTCAATTATCCATGCGCTATCTTTTCCAATTTCAAAAGATTTTCCAACTTCTCCTGAAAATACTAACCCATACCCTTTCTGCTTAACATCATATTCATCTCTTGATTTATATTTATTTTGTAAATATGAAATTTGTCCGACTAAATCATAATATGAACCATTTTCTGTGTATTTTGTTTTTGTAAGTCCTAACGAAATACTTTCTGATTTTCCTTTTCCTGTATATTTATCACCTGAAATTTTTCCATTTTCAGCACGGTATCTATCGAAAAAATCTACATTTGCCTTATTATATGAAATATATCCACCTAATAAGTGATTATTTCCATTTCTGTCTTTATTTATTTTAAAGTTATGTCCTAATTGTACACCATAAAGGTTGCTTTCATACTCAAATCTTTCCTTACCTTTTTCGTTCGCACCGTTACCGTAAACTCTTGTCCAAATTTGTCCTTTATTAGCTGATATATTTTCCAATTTTTCTCCTTTTCTTTCATGTAAAGTTCCAGTGGAAGAATATCCCATTTCCATATTAACTTTTGGCATTAATACATAAGCTGATACAGGCTGTGCCATAATATAAATTGGATGGTCTGAACCACTAATTAATCCAGCAGTAGCTCCAGAACTACCAATAGGTGTGATAGTCCAATAATATTCCCAAATACCGTTAACTTGTCGGCTTGTAAGTTGTGCCTCAGCCGCTCCAGCTGTTCTTGCAGTTCCAGTAAATGCAGTTGGAGTAGAATTTCCAGCTACTTTTACAACTGGTACACTGTTTATCCTTTGTGATAATTGCTGTACATTTCCGTCTAAAATATTTTGATTTGCTTCATCATCATAAGAAGCTGGAATAACTTTAGTAGTCCCTGTTGCATTTCCAGTTATATACATTAAATCTGATTCAGAATTCCCACCATTTTCATCTCCTGGAGCATTCCAAATAGTGTTCATTATTATATTTCCATTATTTCCATGATAATTTCCTTCAATTGTTACCACGTCTTTATAAGAACCATTATAAAAATTTATTTCTCCAGCATTCATTAATGTTCCATCATTATTAATTCCATCAGAAGTTAATTTTATAGTATATTTACCAGTTTCATTATCAGCTTCTGTTGGGTAAAAAGTTGCATCTAAGATACCTCCATTTCCAATATTTAATGAATTAATCGTTGTTGTTGTTGAACCATTTGTGAGATTTTTGGTTAGTGACCATCTAGCTTTGTTTTCTAAATTTACATTTATAATAGATTTTCCTTCTTTATGCATTAATCCAGTTATAGCTGTATTTCCTGTTGCATTAATTGTTAACTCTGAATACTTGTTATTAACTGCATCTCCTTCAACTTCTACTACCCAATTCTTATTTTCAGTGATTCCAGAATTTTCATCATCTCCTGTTGTTCCTATCAAATTAAGTTCCGCTCCTCTTACGTTGTATCCATTCTTAGCTTCTACTTTTATTACTGATACTCCTGAACCGTTTAAAGCAGGAATTTTTATATCTTTAAATGTTACTTTCTGATTTGTACCAGTAATATAAGTTCCTGTTGTATCTGTTACTGAATACAAAACAATGTTATCTTCACTTAAAAACTCCGCTTTATTTGTTACACCAGTTCCAGAAAACTCTGTATTTGATCCAGAAATTGTTATTAATGGCCTAGCTGTGTAAGGTGTTGTTATAGTTGTCGACTGTACTTCTCCATTTCCAGTATAAGTAAGTTTTTTTCCATCATCTACTTTAAAAATTCCCCTAACATTGCCATTTATATTAATTTCCCCATCTCCTGTACCTGAATTTACAATGTATTCTCCATTTGCATTTGGGGTTATTGGCACTGCCATTCCCAGTCCGCCTGTCATTAAAAATGTTATTAGCAGCATTTTTGTATATTTGTATTTTTTCTTTAAGATTCTTTTTAAAAATCTTTCCGTTTCTTTAAACAGCATGCTCTCTCTCCTTATTTATTTTTTTTTGAAATATTAAATTATGTTTATAAAATTTACAACATAATAACATTTTTTATTTTTTTTGTCAATTTTTACTTTCATAATATGTTAAAAATACTGACATATATTTCATAGTTTTTATTTGAATATAGTTAATAAACAGCCTTCAAATATGAAAAAAATAAAATTAGTTGATTAAAAAAATTTAACATTTAAACACTTCAAATTTTATTAAATTTATTATATAATATGCAAGGAAATATTTTTTAGAAAAAAAGGATTATGCGTTATCCCTTAATTAACGTAAATTTATGAAAGGAAAGGACAAAAATTTTAAATAATGGAATTACTGACAATAAAATTAAAAAAATTGTTTTCAGAAAATATATCCCGTATTTTTGATGCTGATTATATTGAGAAAATAGATATTCAAAATTCTACAAAAAAAGAATTTGGAGATTTCCAAACAAATTTTGCTATGATGAGCTCAAAATTAATCGGAAAAAATCCACGTGAAATTGCAAATACAATTATCGAAAATTTTGAAAAAAATGATATTATTGAAAAATTGGAAGTTGCAGGACCGGGATTTATTAATATTTTTTTGAAAAACAGTTTTCTTAATGAAGAAATAAAAAAGCTGGAAAATGAAAAATACGATTTTTCTTTCCTGAATACTGATAAAACTGTAATTATCGATTATTCTTCTCCAAATATTGCCAAAAGAATGCACATTGGACATTTAAGAAGCACAATTATCGGTGATTCGATTAAGAGGATTCTTAATTTCCTAGGATTTAAGACATTGGCAGATAATCATATTGGCGACTGGGGAACACAGTTTGGAAAACTTATTGTAGCTTATAAAAACTGGCTAGATAAAAAAGCATATGAAGAAGATCCAATTGGTGAACTTGAAAGAATTTATGTGCTGTTTTCAGATAAAGCGAAAAAAGATTCCGCTTTGGAAGATGAAGCACGTGAAGAGTTAAAAAAATTACAGCTTGGTGATGAAGATAATCAGAAATTGTGGAAGGAATTTATTGACATTTCATTGAAGGAATATAATAAAATTTATGAAAGACTTGATGTAAATTTTGACTACTATTACGGCGAATCATTTTATAATGATATGATGCCTTCTGTTCTTGAAGAGTTAAAGAAAAAAAATATTGCAAGAGAAGATCAGGGAGCATTAGTTGTATTTTTTGAAGATGACAAGCTGCCGCCTGCTATTGTTCAAAAAAAAGATGGAAGTTTTTTATACACAACTTCAGATTTGGCTACAATGAAATTTAGAAAAAATGAATTAAAAGTAGATGAAGCAGTTTACTTAACTGACGATAGGCAACAGAATCATTTCAAACAGGTCTTTGAAATTGGAAAAATGCTAGGAGAACCTTATGATTACAAGAAAACACATATTGTATTTGGAATTATGAGATTTGGAGACCAAATTTTTTCTTCCAGAAGTGGAAATACAATAAGACTTGTAGATTTGCTAGATGAAGCTAAAAAGCAGGTCAAAAAGGTAATCAATGAAAAAAATCCTAATATTCCTGAAGAAGAAAAGGAAAAAATTTCTGAAACTATTGGAAGCGGAGCTATAAAATATTTTGACTTGAGCCAAAACAGGACATCTGATATTACATTCACTTGGGAAAAAGTATTAAACTTTGAAGGAAATACAGGTCCTTATTTACAATACACCTATGTTAGAATTATGTCAATTTTCAGAAAATTGGAAGAAGAAAATATTAATGTGGAAAATACGGACATTGTCTTAGATGAAATGGCTGGAATTGAGCGTGAATTAGCATCAGAACTTCTTAAATTCCCGCAAGCAGTTGTCAAGTCTTACGAAAATTTCCGTCCAAATATAATTGCTGATTATTTATTTGACACAGCAAAATTATTCAACAGCTTTTACAATTCAAGCTCCATCCTGAAGGAAGAAGATAAGCAAGTAATGGATGCAAGAATTCTATTAGCTAAAAAAACAGCATTTGTACTAAAAGAAGGATTAGAACTTCTTGGAATAAAAACTGTAAATAGAATGTAGAATTACGAAGCTAAAATTTTCGTACAAACAATAAAATACGCTAAATAAAGAATATTAAATACAAAAACTTTAAAAAGAGTAATAAATTAATTGAAAAACAATGTTAATTTAATCGGGATTTAATGGTTATGGTGTATACTATATTTAGATCGATTAAAAGATCTGAAACCTCAATTAACCCCCCCTTTTATGAGACCTCTTTTTAAGAGGTCTTTTTTCTTTTTATTGTTTTTGATTTAAAAGTTTAAAGATGTTTTAGTTAATAAATTTAAAATAAATATAGAAAAGAGGAGAAAAATGGGAAATCAAAATTTTATTTATGATTACAGAAATGACCATGATGGTGAAAGTGATAAAAAGCTGTCAAAAAATGCAGTAATTTTATTTGTTGCCTCACTGTTACTTGTGTTATTGTCACATTTTGTCTTAATTGGACAAAAAGCAAAATTTACAAAGGAAATACCTGCATTAAAGGAAAATAGGCAGAAATTGGAAAAGGAAGTTGAAACTCTTAATGGAAATTTAAAACACAGTGAAGAAAGCTACAAAAAAGCTGAAGCTTTGATAAAAAAATATAAATAAAAAATGAGAGAGGTAAAGAAATGAAAAAAATACTATCAATGATTGCTATATTATTAGCTGTAGCTGGATTCTTATATTCAGCAGTACACATTTTTGGAACAGGTATAAAATATTTTGAATATAGTGGATTAAAATCAAATGTAAAAAAATTAACGGAAGAAAAAACTAAAAAAACAACAGAATTAGCTGCTCTTACTAAAAAAAATGCAGATGTAAAAGCAGAATATGAGAAATTGAGAGCTGAGAAAAAAATTAAAACGGTTTATCTGACATTTGATGATGGACCTTCAGAACATACCGATCAAATACTCGAAATTTTGAAAAAAAATAATATAAAGGCAACATTTTTTGTAATTGGAATTGGGAAAAATTATAAGGATTATAAAAAAATAATTGACCATGGACATGTACTAGGACTGCACACTTATTCACATGAATACAAAGAAGTTTATGCAAATGAAGCAAGTTTCTTTAAAGATCTTTATAAAATAAGAGATGCTGTAAAATCAACAACTGGATTAGATGTAAAAATCACAAGATTTCCTGGTGGTTCAAGTAATGCAAAAGCCTCTAAAGCTCTAAAAACAGCGATAATTAACAGAATGACAAAAGAAGGATATGTATATTTTGACTGGAACTGTGACAGTACGGATGCTTCAGGAAATAACGTACCAGTTGCTAAATTAGTTAAATACGGAATTTGTACAACTCATCCTGATATTAATGTCCTAATGCATGATACAAATGCCAAGAAGACAACTGTTCAGGCATTACAGCAAATAATTGACGGATACAGAAAAGCTGGATATACATTTGAAACATTGGATGTAAATAGTCCTAGAATTCAGCATGTAAAACAACCTGAAATGTAGTAACTAAGTAAAAAAAAAGTGATAAAATTTAAATTTGTGATATAATGTAGAAGTTGATTGAGTAAAAAAAGTAAAATTATACATTTTCTACTTAAATCATATAGCTGTATTTTCTAAAGTATTGCTATAAAAATTTTAAAATTTTAAGGAGAATATTAATGAGAAAAATAATTACTAT includes:
- a CDS encoding autotransporter outer membrane beta-barrel domain-containing protein, yielding MLFKETERFLKRILKKKYKYTKMLLITFLMTGGLGMAVPITPNANGEYIVNSGTGDGEININGNVRGIFKVDDGKKLTYTGNGEVQSTTITTPYTARPLITISGSNTEFSGTGVTNKAEFLSEDNIVLYSVTDTTGTYITGTNQKVTFKDIKIPALNGSGVSVIKVEAKNGYNVRGAELNLIGTTGDDENSGITENKNWVVEVEGDAVNNKYSELTINATGNTAITGLMHKEGKSIINVNLENKARWSLTKNLTNGSTTTTINSLNIGNGGILDATFYPTEADNETGKYTIKLTSDGINNDGTLMNAGEINFYNGSYKDVVTIEGNYHGNNGNIIMNTIWNAPGDENGGNSESDLMYITGNATGTTKVIPASYDDEANQNILDGNVQQLSQRINSVPVVKVAGNSTPTAFTGTARTAGAAEAQLTSRQVNGIWEYYWTITPIGSSGATAGLISGSDHPIYIMAQPVSAYVLMPKVNMEMGYSSTGTLHERKGEKLENISANKGQIWTRVYGNGANEKGKERFEYESNLYGVQLGHNFKINKDRNGNNHLLGGYISYNKANVDFFDRYRAENGKISGDKYTGKGKSESISLGLTKTKYTENGSYYDLVGQISYLQNKYKSRDEYDVKQKGYGLVFSGEVGKSFEIGKDSAWIIEPQAQLMYQYLNTESFSDGMRKVNQDNRNGLRGRTGIKISYNGNSDEERTDTYYAVANVWHDFTKYENKYTNIGSDKVTEKLGTTWGEIGLGAQASLGQKSNLYIDTRYEQSFGNSKHSGYRGTVGFKHTF
- the argS gene encoding arginine--tRNA ligase — its product is MELLTIKLKKLFSENISRIFDADYIEKIDIQNSTKKEFGDFQTNFAMMSSKLIGKNPREIANTIIENFEKNDIIEKLEVAGPGFINIFLKNSFLNEEIKKLENEKYDFSFLNTDKTVIIDYSSPNIAKRMHIGHLRSTIIGDSIKRILNFLGFKTLADNHIGDWGTQFGKLIVAYKNWLDKKAYEEDPIGELERIYVLFSDKAKKDSALEDEAREELKKLQLGDEDNQKLWKEFIDISLKEYNKIYERLDVNFDYYYGESFYNDMMPSVLEELKKKNIAREDQGALVVFFEDDKLPPAIVQKKDGSFLYTTSDLATMKFRKNELKVDEAVYLTDDRQQNHFKQVFEIGKMLGEPYDYKKTHIVFGIMRFGDQIFSSRSGNTIRLVDLLDEAKKQVKKVINEKNPNIPEEEKEKISETIGSGAIKYFDLSQNRTSDITFTWEKVLNFEGNTGPYLQYTYVRIMSIFRKLEEENINVENTDIVLDEMAGIERELASELLKFPQAVVKSYENFRPNIIADYLFDTAKLFNSFYNSSSILKEEDKQVMDARILLAKKTAFVLKEGLELLGIKTVNRM
- a CDS encoding serine/threonine protein phosphatase, which gives rise to MGNQNFIYDYRNDHDGESDKKLSKNAVILFVASLLLVLLSHFVLIGQKAKFTKEIPALKENRQKLEKEVETLNGNLKHSEESYKKAEALIKKYK
- a CDS encoding polysaccharide deacetylase family protein, which gives rise to MKKILSMIAILLAVAGFLYSAVHIFGTGIKYFEYSGLKSNVKKLTEEKTKKTTELAALTKKNADVKAEYEKLRAEKKIKTVYLTFDDGPSEHTDQILEILKKNNIKATFFVIGIGKNYKDYKKIIDHGHVLGLHTYSHEYKEVYANEASFFKDLYKIRDAVKSTTGLDVKITRFPGGSSNAKASKALKTAIINRMTKEGYVYFDWNCDSTDASGNNVPVAKLVKYGICTTHPDINVLMHDTNAKKTTVQALQQIIDGYRKAGYTFETLDVNSPRIQHVKQPEM